In the genome of Methylococcus sp. EFPC2, the window TATATCCCTTCTGGCCTCGAAATAGCCACCCCGCCAACCTCAAGCCGCACATCCAAAGACGCCGACAATGCTCGTCGCGTCCAGTTCCGCTCGAAGTCCGGCACGCCAAGATATGCCCCCCAAAGATCCTGACGATAGTTCGCTTACTTACGGAATAACGTAAATAGCTGACGAGCAGGCCCGTATGCTCTGGACAGACAAACTTTGCAAAAGCGCCTAAAAAACCAATTGAATCAATAATATAGCCTGTTAATGGCTGATTGTGCGATGGATTGGCACTCGTTTTGTCCCTTACAGCCCGAAGCGATGCTGCAACAAAAGCAAGCTCAAGGCGCTGTGCCTGCACAATCACCCTACATCGAGGACTCATTATGAAAACAATGAAAGCTTTAGCTCAGAGCAAGAGCAAACTGAATACGCTCAAAGCCGGTTTACTGATGATCCCTTGCCTGCAAGCCGGGCTACTGGGATATTCCGGGTACGCCGGCGCCGCACAGGTTCCGGCGCCAATCGACATCCAGAATGTTGGCCTTGAGAATCAAGCCCTAAACGTTTACGACAACCAGTCCCTTCCCGACTACACGCCAACGGCGTTTGCCGTTGAACTTCAGCAAAGTGGCTATTCGAAGCTGGCGGGCAATCTACAAAAGCAGAATACCCCGGACGCAACGGCCTGGAACGTCGTCTACGTCAATGTCGCTCAATGGCGGAAAGCGGATGCCCCTGCACTCAGGAAAGCATACGAAGCCGGCGCGGTACTGCTACTGGATGCAACGGAATCCACGTCCAAAAAGATGTCGGCCGCGTCCACCGCGATTGGCGGACTCGGGCTGGAAACCCCCGTCTTAGTCATGCGCTATGACCATGGCAAGCCGGATTACCGGAATATCGCCCTCGACCTGAACACGCCCGACGCTAAAGCCAACCAGACGGGTAGCGCGAATTACTCGGAGCTGTTGACGAGAGCAGCCAATCGCTCCAGCCTGACGGGCCCCGTCAGTGCAATCCTGGATACTCACTTCTCCGTCGGAAAAGACGCGGACGAGACACGCGCAGCCCAGATCCAGGCCCAAGCACAGGCGGCAACGCCCTACGCACCGATCTATACCTACTACATTACGACCACCACAGCCTTCGATTGTCCTTTGTATGAGGGCGTTAAGCTTAAAGCCGACGGCAGTTGGAATTGGAAAGGATCCAAGATTAACCGGTGCTACAACGGATATTCGGAACTGGTCTGGACGGTGGATTTAATGCGTTCGGTGCCGGCCGTGGCGGCCGACGGCAGCAGCGCCATCGATGCCAAATATGTGAGGATATCCATCCTCAACAACGCGGGGGGGTCCGGGATACATCTCGCGAACTGGCTCGCCCACTATTACACGTGGAAGCAGAGCAATGCCCAATGGGACGATTACATCGGCCCCTTCGCCAACAAATACCGCTTCAGCGTCTCCCCGACGAACTATTCCGACCTCACGCTGATAACGCATTCGCCTGCACAAACCAACCCGCAAGTCACGGTGGAAGTTACCGACTCCATCACGATTGGGGTGGGGGCCAGTGCTGGCGCCGAAATGGACGGCAGCGGCCCGAAAGCAGGCACAGAGGTAAGTGCCTCCTTCGCCATGACAACTTCCCGCACCACGACAATGGCCGGCAGCGAATACATGGTCAGGAACAACACCGGGGCTACACCCGGCAAAGCGGAATGGGTATGGGATCGCAACTACGACACCTCGCTCTGCGACTGGGCCAGCCATCACGGCACCGGTTCGCAATGTTGGTTTCCGGCGCCGGTCTGGGATAGCAGCCACATCATGAACGCTGCCATGTTCACACCCATCGCCTACAGCAACTTTACACCGGCATTTTCCGTGCTGTACAAGACTCAAGACGTTAACTTCACCGGAAACAGAAATTTCCAAATCAGCGCGGGTGTGGATATTCGCGGAATCGCCGGTAGCGCGAGATATGGCGCCCTCTGGCAAACCAGGGCTGTGGACGGCTACAACCAGGTTTCGCGCACCTTGACGAATCAAACGATCGCCGTTGATTTCTCGAGGCCGGTCTATTACCCGGAAGTCAACGTGATTCTGCAATCCCTCAATGAATCCAACTCGTGCATAGGGGTCTACAACGCCAATACCGCCGATGGCGCCGACGTGATTAAATCGGCCTGCACTTCCGGGAAAAGCCAGTTCTGGGGCCTGAACTCCAGTGAACAGTATGTGTCGCGGGTCTATCCCGACCGCTGCCTGACCGTAAAAAATCCCACCGCCCTCATAGTATCCACGTGCCAGACGACCGACCTCGGTACCAAATGGTACTGGAACGGCAACACCTTGATGAGCCGGTATGTGGACGCCCAGGGCCATCGCGACTATCGGCTCGCCATCGTTAACGGGGATCTCCAGCTGATTCGGGAGGACCAGTTGGGCAGCACGGACTGGAACAACTATATGGTCAATCCCAACTAGCTTCGATCCCGAGCCCGTCCTCATCTTTGGGCGGTTCCAGGGCGGCGCCTTCGGTGCCGCCTTTTCGTTGCAATGGACGGTGTGGAGGATTTCGACGGTATTGCCGTCCCAACCGACCTCGCGGTATAGAAGCAAAGGGGTCAGGTCTTGCTTTTTGCCTTAGCTTGCCACTGCCCGGCCCTAGCCGGGCGAACCTCAGACGATTTCCACCGACTTGATCGAATAATGGAAATTTTCCGGATCGAGGCAGTCCTTCAGACCATCGGCTGTCGCGGCTTGCGGGTACATGAGGAAGCCCACCCTCTGGCCTTCCTTGCCGGGCAGGCGGACATCGCTCGCGTAGTTGTACGGTAGCCAGTTCATCTCCCAGGCGCCGAACAGCTTGCCGCGCGCTTGTATGACCTTTGCATCGTCCAGAGGCAAAGGCTGGCCGGGTGAGTTTTCCTCCAGCACGACCTTACGCACGTCCGCCGGGTCGACGGGAATCCAGCCGTGCGCGGCCAGGTACACTTCGGCCCGGCAATGCTGGGCACCGGTGATATCGTCGGCGCGGCCCAGACTCTTGAACTCCGCCGATTTCGCCACCCGTATGCCATAGACCTCGCGTGCCGGCAGGCCGGCCGCACGGGCGAGGCCGACATAGAGCGCGTTGAGGTCCGCACACTTGCCGCCCAGATAACCGGTTTCCAGCATCGTCGTGATGTCTCCGGTGCCGCAGCCCTTCACCTTGGGATCGCGGAAGGTGTTTTCGACGATCCATTCGTAAATCGCCCGAGCCTTGTCCAGATCGGTCCTGCAACCGGACACGATGCGTTCCGCGGTGCTCGCGACGATGCCGTCGGTCCGAACTAAGCGAGACGGCCGGCGGAAATGCGCCAGCACGGCCCGGTCTTCGGCCGGACCCACCCGGTGCTTGACCCCAAGGTCGACCCGTCTGTCCCGGGCGGTGAATTGGCTCCTAACCTCCAGCCACGGCACGGTGCCGGGGTCCCACTCGACTCGCAACATCCGGGTGCCGTAGGTGTCGTAGTCCACCGCGAGCGCCGAGCGATAGTTCCCCTGCCAGCGGTCTACCCCGCGCCGGTAATAATCGGTCGCGCGATACAGCGGCAACGGAAGCCAGGCCCGGATCCGCCCGCTCGGGTTCCTGATCTCTATCCGGTTGCGGACTTCGAAAGCGCGCCATTTCGCGCCCGCGGCACAGGCCACTTTTCCGCAAAGCGGCGGCAGCGCGAGCCCTCCCGCAAGCAGCAGGCCATTTTTGAGCAAGGATCGACGATTCATGGTGCTCTCCTCCCGGCTTAGCGTCGCCGCACACGCGGGCGGGCCGGATTATCACCGTCCACGAAGCGTCACGCCAGCGCGACCGTGCCGGCGGAACGGCTAGGCGGGATTCGGGCGGTCGATCAAAGATCCGACTCAATTTACTCCGGGTGCCCCCGGCTCGTTTCAGATTCCCGGCAACCTGGTCGGCGATTCTTATGCGTCGAACTATGCCGGCGTGCAAAGTCTCTGGATCGATTTTCGCAGGCCCAGCACCGTCGAGTCGATCGACGTGGCCTGGATCGCTCCCAACTATTGGTACAACGCCAACAGCGTTCAGATATTCGGCTATGACGACCATGATCATCTGGTCGGAGAGACGACGCCGGTGACGCTGAGCAAAAACTTTGAGACCACGGGGGCGCTGATGTTCGGCGTCCGTTATCTGGAAATTCGCGCCGATCGGCAGTTTGGCTGGTTCGGCGTGGACAATCTGATCGTCCATACGCCCCCAGCCACTGTGCCGGTACCGGGCGCTTTCTGGCTGATGGCTACTGCTGCGACCGGCTTGGCTTGCTCGAAAAAACGCAAACCGGCTTAGCAGGACGGTGAATTACTCCAAGCCCTGGCCGGGCGCTGGCTTGAGCGCTCGGCCAGGGCAAAGTAAGCAATCTTCGATGCGATGGCGCACCGGCTAAGACATGCCCGTATCTTGAGCATTTCGGCACCGTTTTATCGGAACCGTTTGCTACTTTATGTCGGGCGGCCGGGCCCGATTCAGCGGATGGGGCCGCACCGACACCTCTCCTCGTACCCGTCGATAAGGACATTTACATGCCTGCGAAAGCGCTCAAACGTTCCCGCGCAACCTTTCCCCTGCTCTTGGCACTATCCACGACGACTTCGGCCCTGCCTCTGGCGGGCAACACGCCGGGAGTACTGTCATTCGGAGTGGGCAACAACCCCATAGGCGGTATCAGCCGCCTGAGCGGCATGCCGGTGGGCTACCGTTACCAGTATTTCACCGGTGGCCTGGGTGGCAACGACTGGCGCAACTGGAACTCGCCCGACGGGGCGTTCGCCGATCTCTGGCTGAAAGAGAGCCGCGACGCCGGGCTGACGCCGGTAGTGACCTATTACAATCTCGTGCCGGCCACGCCGTACGCCTACGAGGACCCGCCGTTCCGCAACCTGCAAACGGCGGCCACCATGAAGGCCTATTTCGAGAACTGGATCTTCCTGCTGCAGCGCATCAAGGCCTATGGCGATCCGGTGGTGGTGCATCTGGAGCCGGACCTTTTCGGCTATTTCCAGTGGAACGACAGTGATCCGGCCAACACAGCGGTCGCCGTGGCATCCTCGGGGCTGCCGCAGGCCATTGGGTACGAGAACAACGCGCGCGGTTACGCCAAGCTGATGGCCGCGCTGCGCGACCAATATGCGCCCAACGTGGTCCTGGGCTGGCATGCCTCGGCCTGGGCGACCCGCACCGACCTGATCCTGAACCAGGGCGATCCGGAGGCGATCGGGCTGGCGACGGCAAACTTCTACCGCGCGCTGGGGACTGCCTTCGACGTGATGTTCTCGGAATTTTCCGACCGGGATTCCGGTTACTACCAGGTCAACGGACAAGCGCAGCGCTGGTGGAAGCCGGAAGATTTCGATCGCTACCGCCGTTTCATCGCCAAGCTGTCGTCCGAACTGGGCCAGGAAGTCATCCTGTGGCAGATCCCGGTGGGCAACACCCTGTACCGCAGCGGCAACAACACGACCGGCCACTACCAGGACAACCGGGCAGAGTATTTCCTGCAATCGGTACTGGAAGGCGGCGATACGACCCATTTGGAGCAATACCGGGACGCCGGGGTGGTGGCCTTTTTGTTCGGAGCGGGTCAGGACGAACAGACCCGGTATTTCGACGCGCTCGAAGACGGCGTGACCAATCCCCCGGCCATCGATAACCGGACCTACAACCACACCGACCATCTCAACGATCGCACTGCGCTGAATGCCGACGACGACGGCGGATTTCTGCGCGCCGGGATAGGCGAATATTACGCGAACGGCGCGCTAGCCCTGAACCGGGGTTTCGTGGCCTGCAACGACGGGGTCGACAACGACGGCGACGGCGCGACCGACTACCCTGCCGATCCGGGCTGCGTCTCGGCTAGCGACGGCGACGAGACCGATCCCTTGCCGGTACCGGCCGTCTGCGCCGACGGGCTGGATAACGACGGGGACGGGCTGACCGATTATCCGGCCGATCCGGGTTGTGCCTCGGCCACCGACGCGGATGAATCCAACCCGCCGCTGCCGACCGAACTGCCCGCTTCGCTGAGGATCACCGGCGATTGGGGCAGCGGCTATTGCGCCGACGTCGCGGTGACCAACGGCACCGCCGCCGGCGTGGTCTGGAAGACCACGTTCACGGCGCAGGGACCCATACAGAATCTTTGGAGCGCGACCTACACCCAAAACGGCAAGCAGGTCGAGGCGCAGGGAGCGGAGTGGAACACGACCCTCGCGGCAGGCGCGACGGCGAACTTCGGCTTCTGTGCGGAACGCACGTCCGTCACTCCGGTATGCAGTGACGGGCTGGACAACGACGGCGACGGACTCGCCGATTATCCAGACGATTCGGGCTGCAACTCGCCGACGGACACCGACGAGACCGATCCGATACCCGGCAGCGTGAGCGCGGCACTGAGCATCGATTCGGACTGGGGCAGCGGCTATTGCGCGACGGTGGACGTGAGGAACTCGGGCCCCACATCGGAACTCTGGCGGATCAGCCTGGCGATCGAAGGTCAGGTCGATAACCTGTGGAACGCGGTTTATACCCAAGCCGGCCCGACCTTGAACGCCGCCGGTGCCGATTGGAACAAATCGCTGCCCGCCGGCGGCTCCACCCAGTTCGGATACTGCGCGCAACGCTAGGCAGCCGCTTACTGGAATTTACGCAAGAAGGCATCCAGGGCGCCGAAGAACTGCACGCGGTCCACTTCGCGGGACAGGTGGTGATCGCCGTGTTCGAGTTCCAGGTATTGGAAGTCCTTGAAACCCGCGCTTTCCAATTCTTTCGCCAGATCCTGCGAGTGGCTGACATCGACGCTCAGGTCGTCGGTCCCATGCGCCAGCAGCAGAGGCGTATGCAGCCTGGCGGCTTGCTGCAGGGGCGAGGTATCGTTCAGCCGGTCACGGTCGGACCACCGGCGCCCCAGCTTGCGGTCGGCCAACGCCGAGCGTAGCTGGTAATCGAGCCAGCGGGCGTCGTTCAGCTCATCGACCAAACGCGTCAAATCGGTCACCGGGGCCAGGCTGACGGCGCAACGATAGAGCTCCGGCGTCTTGATCGCACCCATCAGGGCCGCGTAGCCGCCATAACTTCCGCCGACGATGCAAACCTTCTGGGGATCGGCCAGTTTCTGCTGGATCAGCCAGTGCACGCCATCGGTGATGTCGTCCTGCATTTCCAGACCCCAGCGCTGAAAGCCGGCGCGCTCGAAATCCGCGCCGTAGCCGGCCGATCCGCGAAAGTTGAGGCGCAGCACCGTCCAGCCCCGGTCCGCCAGGAATTGGGTCCATGGATCGAAGCCCGCCACGTCGCGCGCCCAGGGGCCGCCATGCGGGAAAATGATGGCCGGTCCGGGCCCGGTGCCGGCGCGTGTCGGCCGAGTGAGGTAGCCCTCCAGCTCCAGTCCGTCGCGCGCTTTGAATTTGACGGTTTGAGGCGGGCTCAGTCGGGCATCGGCGAGCAGCGGGTAGGTCTCGGCAATTTCGTCGAGGAAGCCGGTGTCTTCGTCCATCGCGTAATAGACCGGAGCGCGGGCCGCGTTCGACGACGACACGATATGCCGCCTGCCGGCGCTGCTGACGATGACGTTGCTGCGCTGCGGCAGGGCCTTGTCGATGGCGGCCTGCAGGCGTCGGCCCGACTCGTTCCAGTAGGCGAATCGGAGCGTGTCGGTCGCGTAGCCCACGCCGATGACCCGGTCATGGGCCGCGGAATAGATCAAGGCCCCGGCGACATCGTACTTGGGATCGGCGTAGACGAGTTCCGGCTTGCCGGCGGCGTTGGACAAGCGAATGCGGAAAACGGCTTTGCGGCCCTGGTGTATGCCCCGCACGTACAGCAGGTCCGGATCGGCGTCGAAACCCAGTGGCTCCAGGGCGTCGGCGTGGCCTTGTTCGTATTCGCCCAGGGTGCGCCACTCCCCGCCCTCCGGCGGACGGTAGACGATGCTCAACTTGCTCTTGTTGACTCCGACCCCGACGCGTACGCGGCCTTGCAGGTCGGGAAACCAGTGGCGCACGTTGCCGGGGTTGCCCGCCACCCGCTCCTTCTCGCCGCTGTAGACGTCCAGCCGGTAAACGCTCGGCGCGCCCGCCTGCCTATCGTCCAGCGACAGCAAGACATGGCGCGGGTCGCCCGGAATGCGGAAATAGCTGTCCTGGATTTGCGGAACATAGCGATTATTCAGACCCGGCACGTCGACCCTTATCAGGTCGTCCTTGAGTTGTGTGCCGTCGTGGTTCACCGCGAACAGACCGGTTCGTACGAACTTCAGGCGGGCTGCGCGATCCGCATACCACACCCGCACCAGCAGGCGTTCGTCGTTGACCCAGTTGTAGCCGTTGATGTGAAACTTTTGGTTGTCGCTGCGGACGACGATATGCCGGTTTCCGCCGCCCACGCGGTCCTGAGTCACCAGGATCGTGTTGCCGTCCAGGTTTTGCAGGAAAGCGATGCGGTTGCCATCGGGCGATAGGCTGATGTGCTCGACCTCGGGCAGCGCGGCGTAAGCCTTGACGGGCAACTCCCCGGCCCGCTCGGGCAAAGGGTTTGCCGACGTGGCCGGCCGCTGTGTTACGCCTCCGGAACAGCCGTAAAGCAGCATGAATCCGAATAGGACGATCGCCGATTTGCAAGAAACTCCCGACATATAAATTCCTTTATGGAAGCGGATGGTTACGACATCGATGGGTGAGGCCGCATACCTGAATCCGGAACTTCAGGATCAGGGCTGACGGTCTTCATGTAGGGCGGTGACTTGGATGAGTTCGAACCGCGCCGAACGGGTCTGCTGTAAACGCCCGCTCGACGCCCGGAAGCTCGGCATCTTCGAGCACCGTGTAGCCTGCCGAGCGCAAGGTTTCGATGAGCCGGTGTAGATCGCGCACCACAAACGCGGGATGTGCCTTGCCCGCCGCGCGGAAAGAAGGATCGACACCGAGATGCAGCTGTAGGCTTCCGCATGCGAACCACAAACCGCCTCTTGCCTGGAGGGGTTCCGGTTTCGGAATTTCGCGCAGACCGAGCATGCCGGCATAAAAGCCGCGTGCCGCCGGTTCGCCGTGGGCCGGCATGGCCAGTTGCACATGATCGAGTGCGATGACCGTCATCGGAATCCTTCGAAAAACGGCGGGTTGGGGAGGTGGCCCGGAGCCGGACCGTTCGATGGGCGCTTGGAACGCCCGTGTCATGGACGGGGAATAAGTGCCGAGCCTCTCCGTCCAGGATTGCTCAGCATGTCCGGATCGGTTCCGGGAGGTCTACAAACCGGCGCTCCTGCCGGTTTGGAATCGCGCTTCCCTGCGCCGGGTGGGCCGCCTCTCGGAGGTCCTACTGGACGGACCGGCTCCCTCGATCTGTGGCCAGGGTGTCC includes:
- a CDS encoding VOC family protein — protein: MTVIALDHVQLAMPAHGEPAARGFYAGMLGLREIPKPEPLQARGGLWFACGSLQLHLGVDPSFRAAGKAHPAFVVRDLHRLIETLRSAGYTVLEDAELPGVERAFTADPFGAVRTHPSHRPT
- a CDS encoding S9 family peptidase, whose protein sequence is MSGVSCKSAIVLFGFMLLYGCSGGVTQRPATSANPLPERAGELPVKAYAALPEVEHISLSPDGNRIAFLQNLDGNTILVTQDRVGGGNRHIVVRSDNQKFHINGYNWVNDERLLVRVWYADRAARLKFVRTGLFAVNHDGTQLKDDLIRVDVPGLNNRYVPQIQDSYFRIPGDPRHVLLSLDDRQAGAPSVYRLDVYSGEKERVAGNPGNVRHWFPDLQGRVRVGVGVNKSKLSIVYRPPEGGEWRTLGEYEQGHADALEPLGFDADPDLLYVRGIHQGRKAVFRIRLSNAAGKPELVYADPKYDVAGALIYSAAHDRVIGVGYATDTLRFAYWNESGRRLQAAIDKALPQRSNVIVSSAGRRHIVSSSNAARAPVYYAMDEDTGFLDEIAETYPLLADARLSPPQTVKFKARDGLELEGYLTRPTRAGTGPGPAIIFPHGGPWARDVAGFDPWTQFLADRGWTVLRLNFRGSAGYGADFERAGFQRWGLEMQDDITDGVHWLIQQKLADPQKVCIVGGSYGGYAALMGAIKTPELYRCAVSLAPVTDLTRLVDELNDARWLDYQLRSALADRKLGRRWSDRDRLNDTSPLQQAARLHTPLLLAHGTDDLSVDVSHSQDLAKELESAGFKDFQYLELEHGDHHLSREVDRVQFFGALDAFLRKFQ
- a CDS encoding cellulose binding domain-containing protein, yielding MPAKALKRSRATFPLLLALSTTTSALPLAGNTPGVLSFGVGNNPIGGISRLSGMPVGYRYQYFTGGLGGNDWRNWNSPDGAFADLWLKESRDAGLTPVVTYYNLVPATPYAYEDPPFRNLQTAATMKAYFENWIFLLQRIKAYGDPVVVHLEPDLFGYFQWNDSDPANTAVAVASSGLPQAIGYENNARGYAKLMAALRDQYAPNVVLGWHASAWATRTDLILNQGDPEAIGLATANFYRALGTAFDVMFSEFSDRDSGYYQVNGQAQRWWKPEDFDRYRRFIAKLSSELGQEVILWQIPVGNTLYRSGNNTTGHYQDNRAEYFLQSVLEGGDTTHLEQYRDAGVVAFLFGAGQDEQTRYFDALEDGVTNPPAIDNRTYNHTDHLNDRTALNADDDGGFLRAGIGEYYANGALALNRGFVACNDGVDNDGDGATDYPADPGCVSASDGDETDPLPVPAVCADGLDNDGDGLTDYPADPGCASATDADESNPPLPTELPASLRITGDWGSGYCADVAVTNGTAAGVVWKTTFTAQGPIQNLWSATYTQNGKQVEAQGAEWNTTLAAGATANFGFCAERTSVTPVCSDGLDNDGDGLADYPDDSGCNSPTDTDETDPIPGSVSAALSIDSDWGSGYCATVDVRNSGPTSELWRISLAIEGQVDNLWNAVYTQAGPTLNAAGADWNKSLPAGGSTQFGYCAQR
- a CDS encoding transglutaminase family protein, encoding MNRRSLLKNGLLLAGGLALPPLCGKVACAAGAKWRAFEVRNRIEIRNPSGRIRAWLPLPLYRATDYYRRGVDRWQGNYRSALAVDYDTYGTRMLRVEWDPGTVPWLEVRSQFTARDRRVDLGVKHRVGPAEDRAVLAHFRRPSRLVRTDGIVASTAERIVSGCRTDLDKARAIYEWIVENTFRDPKVKGCGTGDITTMLETGYLGGKCADLNALYVGLARAAGLPAREVYGIRVAKSAEFKSLGRADDITGAQHCRAEVYLAAHGWIPVDPADVRKVVLEENSPGQPLPLDDAKVIQARGKLFGAWEMNWLPYNYASDVRLPGKEGQRVGFLMYPQAATADGLKDCLDPENFHYSIKSVEIV
- a CDS encoding RICIN domain-containing protein, which encodes MKTMKALAQSKSKLNTLKAGLLMIPCLQAGLLGYSGYAGAAQVPAPIDIQNVGLENQALNVYDNQSLPDYTPTAFAVELQQSGYSKLAGNLQKQNTPDATAWNVVYVNVAQWRKADAPALRKAYEAGAVLLLDATESTSKKMSAASTAIGGLGLETPVLVMRYDHGKPDYRNIALDLNTPDAKANQTGSANYSELLTRAANRSSLTGPVSAILDTHFSVGKDADETRAAQIQAQAQAATPYAPIYTYYITTTTAFDCPLYEGVKLKADGSWNWKGSKINRCYNGYSELVWTVDLMRSVPAVAADGSSAIDAKYVRISILNNAGGSGIHLANWLAHYYTWKQSNAQWDDYIGPFANKYRFSVSPTNYSDLTLITHSPAQTNPQVTVEVTDSITIGVGASAGAEMDGSGPKAGTEVSASFAMTTSRTTTMAGSEYMVRNNTGATPGKAEWVWDRNYDTSLCDWASHHGTGSQCWFPAPVWDSSHIMNAAMFTPIAYSNFTPAFSVLYKTQDVNFTGNRNFQISAGVDIRGIAGSARYGALWQTRAVDGYNQVSRTLTNQTIAVDFSRPVYYPEVNVILQSLNESNSCIGVYNANTADGADVIKSACTSGKSQFWGLNSSEQYVSRVYPDRCLTVKNPTALIVSTCQTTDLGTKWYWNGNTLMSRYVDAQGHRDYRLAIVNGDLQLIREDQLGSTDWNNYMVNPN